GGCGGCCGATCTTGTAGCGCATTGACTGCAAGCGCCAATGCCCATTTTGTCTTTCCGAGCTGAGGCGGCGGCGCGCCGGTTCTTGCCGCCGAGGGTTTTCATTGCAACTCGAATCGTTCGTAGCCTTGCCGGGGTTGGGTGGCAATTCTCGCGGTCGCGCGGCGCCTTAGTGATGTGAGCTTAGGCTATTCGCGGTGTGTTGCGGATGCCTGGCTCGAAGTGCACCGCGCGGGCCTTGTTGGCGACAAGCGCCGCGCGCCCGCGCGAATCCTCGCCGCTCGGTACAGTCGCAAGGACTGGATTTTCTTCAAGCAATGAGTCGTCCGTGAAGAATGCGGATTGATCTGAGAAATAAGCAGAATTGGTCTTGATGTAGCATTCAATTTTGTAGGAAAGGGGGATATTGGACCTCGCTTTCTTGCGTTTTTGGTTTTGCTTTTGGGCGATTCGTGATTCCCTGACGGCGTCGTCGACATTGCGAATTGCGATGAGCAAGCCGCGGGATGATCGCCAGAAAGACTTGTTGCTTCCGCCGCTTGATCAGATCATCGACATGGGTCATCCGCGGGTGCGGTCGGCAGCGCTGATCGACTGGAACATCGTGAATGAGCGCTTCAGTTCAGCTCGCCTATGTGGTGAACGGCGTCTGACGCGTGCGTTACGACAATGAACGCGGCAAGGGCGATCATCGCCATCTGGATGGCAAGGAAAGCCCATATGCGTTTCGTGGGCTGGAGCGGCTGCTGGCGGATTTTTCGCGCGACGTGAATAAACGGAGATAGAGCATGCGGACGGTTATCCTGAGCGTCGAGACACAAAGCGACGTGATGCGCCGCATCCTGGCGAGTGCGCACGGGCAGCGTAAAGCCGGCGACGACCGAATTTCGTTCGAGAGCGTCAGCGATCGTTGGCGAGTGCTTGCGCCCAAACGCATGGAAATTGTGCGCGTTATGACCGGAACCGGCCCCCTGACGATCCGGGAAGTCGCACGTCGGGTCGATCGTGACTTCAAGGGGGTTCCACTCTGACGTGACCCTGCTGCGGGGATTTTGGAGCGCACCGAAAGTGGGGGTGTGGAATTCCCCTATGACCGCGTGCATGTCGAGTTTGACATGATGGCGGCGTGACGTCGCCGCCCGTATCAATAGTCAGGTTGAACCGGGCAGTCAGACAATGCCGTCCCTGCTCAATTATCTTTGACGTCCGACCGCCCGTGCGCTGGCCTGTTCAGGCGGCCCGAAATTCGTCTGGTTCGACCGGAGCATCGAAGAAATAGTTGTCAGTCGCGGCATAACGCTTCTGCTGGCGTGCCCAGTCGTAGTGACCACGCATCAGCGTGCCCATGTCGTGGAGGAAACGCCGAAGCTCGGCACCCGACCAAGGCGTGATCCGCGCCTCCAGGTCTAGATACTCGCGGACCACATCATTGTGAATGCGCACCGTATTCGTAATAGCTTCCTGTTGCGACATGCCCTGTGCGATCAGGATGTTCGGCAGATTCCAGATTACGCCGATTTCGCGGGGGAACGACATGACGTCGTTGCATAGACTGAGGACGATACCCACGAGAGTCTGTAGCCGTCTGACCTCGACGCGCTGGTGCTCGTTGGCCGGCACCTCGTATCCGGCGACGATATCGGCCAGCGCGCAGGTAGGTGGCGCGCCGGAAAAGCTGGCCCGGCCGAGCAAATACTCCTG
The DNA window shown above is from Bradyrhizobium sp. ISRA464 and carries:
- a CDS encoding DUF6516 family protein; the encoded protein is MRYDNERGKGDHRHLDGKESPYAFRGLERLLADFSRDVNKRR